Proteins from one Sander lucioperca isolate FBNREF2018 chromosome 16, SLUC_FBN_1.2, whole genome shotgun sequence genomic window:
- the LOC116035939 gene encoding uncharacterized protein LOC116035939 isoform X2, producing MAHGVCLGFLLICLVQAEHVQCLWATQGEQETKCVTVHFLADHRLSSNVGLSQKDSGVGGSYPQNHLRQASLFPRSAHSTEQKSPVAVIKSSSLFGTDVQTPHRSPIRTKTSASAHGKRVSPRHGSKTSKRFSSSPNKITGLNSENEASIPNQGNRFSVSNMVSSNDLSKRGAQAAFLPRSIKTTESQHYAPTITYNIPYQYGGFAIRRLKEPDLTPQSYVAPQHLVALQADVADPQAYLAPQHTADPQSYLDPQQQSASYKPWVPSGHVTRWIRVNPHLGLPHVL from the exons ATGGCTCATGGAGTTTGTTTGGG GTTCTTGCTGATTTGCTTAGTTCAAGCAGAGCATGTACAGTGTTTGTGGGCTACACAAGGTGAGCAGGAAACAAAATGCGTCACTGTCCATTT TCTTGCAGATCACAGACTGAGCAGCAATGTTGGCTTGTCGCAAAAGGATAGTGGAGTTGGTGGCAGCTATCCCCAGAATCACCTCAGACAGGCTTCCCTTTTTCCACGCTCAGCCCATTCAACAGAACAGAAGTCTCCAGTTGCTGTGATTAAGTCTTCCAGCCTGTTTGGCACAGATGTTCAAACACCACACAGAAGTCCTATCCGGACGAAAACCTCAGCCAGTGCCCATGGTAAAAGAGTGTCTCCACGTCATGGCTCTAAAACATCTAAACGTTTCTCATCCAGCCCAAATAAGATTACTGGACTAAACTCTGAGAATGAGGCAAGTATACCAAACCAAGGCAACCGGTTTTCTGTTTCCAACATGGTCTCAAGCAACGACCTGTCCAAACGCGGCGCCCAAGCTGCTTTCCTGCCACGCAGTATAAAGACGACTGAAAGTCAGCACTATGCGCCAACCATAACTTACAACATCCCTTATCAATACGGTGGCTTTGCTATTAGACGGCTGAAAGAACCTGACCTGACCCCGCAGAGCTACGTGGCTCCCCAGCATCTGGTGGCCCTCCAGGCCGACGTGGCGGACCCCCAGGC CTACCT GGCTCCCCAGCATACTGCGGACCCGCAGAGCTACTTGGATCCCCAACAGCAGTCTGCATCTTACAAGCCCTGGGTCCCCAGTGGTCATGTGACCAGATGGATCAGAGTCAATCCTCATCTGGGATTGCCTCATGTGCTATAG
- the LOC116035939 gene encoding uncharacterized protein LOC116035939 isoform X1 translates to MAHGVCLGFLLICLVQAEHVQCLWATQDHRLSSNVGLSQKDSGVGGSYPQNHLRQASLFPRSAHSTEQKSPVAVIKSSSLFGTDVQTPHRSPIRTKTSASAHGKRVSPRHGSKTSKRFSSSPNKITGLNSENEASIPNQGNRFSVSNMVSSNDLSKRGAQAAFLPRSIKTTESQHYAPTITYNIPYQYGGFAIRRLKEPDLTPQSYVAAPQVQRYVAAALGYVAPQRPAAPQVQSYVAAPQSYVAPQRPAAPQVQSYVAPQRPAAPQHTADPQSYLDPQQQSASYKPWVPSGHVTRWIRVNPHLGLPHVL, encoded by the exons ATGGCTCATGGAGTTTGTTTGGG GTTCTTGCTGATTTGCTTAGTTCAAGCAGAGCATGTACAGTGTTTGTGGGCTACACAAG ATCACAGACTGAGCAGCAATGTTGGCTTGTCGCAAAAGGATAGTGGAGTTGGTGGCAGCTATCCCCAGAATCACCTCAGACAGGCTTCCCTTTTTCCACGCTCAGCCCATTCAACAGAACAGAAGTCTCCAGTTGCTGTGATTAAGTCTTCCAGCCTGTTTGGCACAGATGTTCAAACACCACACAGAAGTCCTATCCGGACGAAAACCTCAGCCAGTGCCCATGGTAAAAGAGTGTCTCCACGTCATGGCTCTAAAACATCTAAACGTTTCTCATCCAGCCCAAATAAGATTACTGGACTAAACTCTGAGAATGAGGCAAGTATACCAAACCAAGGCAACCGGTTTTCTGTTTCCAACATGGTCTCAAGCAACGACCTGTCCAAACGCGGCGCCCAAGCTGCTTTCCTGCCACGCAGTATAAAGACGACTGAAAGTCAGCACTATGCGCCAACCATAACTTACAACATCCCTTATCAATACGGTGGCTTTGCTATTAGACGGCTGAAAGAACCTGACCTGACCCCGCAGAGCTACGT GGCGGCCCCCCAGGTCCAGAGGTATGTGGCGGCCGCTCTGGGCTATGTTGCTCCCCAGCGTCCAGCGGCCCCCCAGGTCCAGAGCTATGTGGCGGCCCCTCAGAGCTACGTTGCTCCCCAGCGTCCGGCGGCCCCCCAGGTCCAGAG CTACGTTGCTCCCCAGCGTCCGGCGGCTCCCCAGCATACTGCGGACCCGCAGAGCTACTTGGATCCCCAACAGCAGTCTGCATCTTACAAGCCCTGGGTCCCCAGTGGTCATGTGACCAGATGGATCAGAGTCAATCCTCATCTGGGATTGCCTCATGTGCTATAG